The following coding sequences are from one Onychomys torridus chromosome 14, mOncTor1.1, whole genome shotgun sequence window:
- the LOC118595716 gene encoding fructose-bisphosphate aldolase A-like translates to MPYQYPALTPEQKKELADIAHRIVAPGKGILAADESTGSIAKRLESIGAENTEENRRFYRQLLLTADNRVNPCIGGVILFHETLYQKADDGRPFPQVIKSKGSVVGIKVDKGVVPLAGTNGETTTQGLDDLSERCAQYKKDGADFAKWRCVLKIGEHTPSALAIMENANVLARYASICQQNGIVPIVEPEILPDGNHDLKCCQYVTEKVLAAVYKALSDHHIYLEGTLLKPNMVTPGHACTQKFSSEEIAMATVTALRRTVPPAVPGVTFLSGGQSEEEASINLNAINKCPLLKPWALTFSYGRALQASALKAWGGKKENLKAAQEEFIKRALANSLACQGKYTPSGQSGGAASESLFVSNHAY, encoded by the coding sequence ATGCCCTATCAGTACCCAGCACTGACCCCGGAGCAGAAGAAGGAGCTAGCTGACATCGCTCATAGAATTGTGGCTCCCGGCAAGGGCATCTTGGCTGCAGATGAGTCCACCGGAAGCATCGCCAAGCGGCTGGAGTCCATTGGCGCCGAGAACACGGAGGAGAACAGGCGCTTCTACCGCCAGCTGCTGCTGACTGCGGACAACCGCGTGAACCCCTGCATTGGGGGCGTGATCCTCTTCCACGAGACGCTGTACCAGAAGGCGGATGATGGACGTCCCTTCCCCCAAGTTATCAAGTCCAAGGGTAGTGTTGTGGGCATTAAAGTAGACAAGGGCGTGGTGCCCCTGGCGGGAACTAATGGCGAGACCACCACGCAGGGGCTGGATGACCTGTCTGAACGCTGTGCCCAGTACAAGAAGGATGGAGCCGACTTTGCCAAGTGGCGCTGTGTGCTGAAGATTGGGGAGCACACCCCTTCAGCCCTTGCCATCATGGAAAATGCCAATGTTCTGGCCCGTTATGCCAGCATCTGCCAGCAGAATGGCATTGTACCCATTGTGGAGCCTGAAATCCTCCCGGATGGGAACCATGACTTGAAGTGCTGTCAGTATGTAACCGAGAAGGTACTGGCTGCTGTCTACAAGGCTCTGAGCGACCACCATATCTACCTGGAAGGCACCctgctgaagcccaacatggtcACCCCAGGCCATGCTTGCACCCAGAAATTTTCCAGTGAGGAGATTGCCATGGCAACTGTCACAGCCCTTCGGCGCACAGTGCCTCCTGCTGTCCCTGGGGTCACCTTCCTGTCTGGAGGGCAGAGTGAAGAAGAGGCATCCATCAACCTCAATGCTATCAACAAGTGCCCCCTGCTGAAGCCATGGGCCTTGACTTTCTCCTATGGCCGAGCCCTGCAGGCCTCTGCTCTGAAGGCCTggggtgggaagaaggagaaCCTGAAGGCTGCCCAGGAGGAATTCATTAAGCGTGCCCTGGCCAACAGCCTCGCTTGCCAAGGAAAGTACACTCCAAGTGGTCAGTCAGGGGGGGCAGCCAGTGAGTCCCTCTTCGTCTCTAACCACGCCTACTGA